The following proteins are co-located in the Vigna angularis cultivar LongXiaoDou No.4 chromosome 2, ASM1680809v1, whole genome shotgun sequence genome:
- the LOC108328367 gene encoding nudix hydrolase 12, mitochondrial → MSSVPARTGRQRQRYEDNLRLVSGCIPYRWRKDNTDLMGETEIMEVLMISSPKRDDLVFPKGGWEDDETVTEAACREALEEAGVKGILREIPLGIWEFRSKSSQDLCSIEGGCRGYMFALEVTEELEHWPEQKNRSRQWLNIKEAFRLSRYDWMCNALEAFLRVMEEERKLDDEKQEQNTELEQPSIMVADVSECQTMSPNCYKRSSTMHMPPSVNLLSRATQEIAIHFGY, encoded by the exons ATGTCGTCTGTGCCAGCACGAACAGGGCGACAAAGACAGCGTTATGAAGACAATTTGCGCCTTGTCTCTGG ATGTATTCCCTATAGATGGAGAAAGGACAACACAGATCTAATGGGAGAAACTGAGATAATGGAAGTACTAATGATTTCTTCTCCAAAACGTGATGACCTTGTATTCCCAAAG GGTGGATGGGAGGATGATGAGACTGTCACAGAAGCTGCTTGCCGCGAAGCTTTAGAAGAAGCAGGAGTTAAAGGAATACTAAGA GAAATTCCATTAGGAATATGGGAGTTCAGAAGCAAAAGCAGTCAAGACTTGTGTAGCATTGAAGGAGGCTGCAGAGGATACATGTTTGCCTTGGAGGTGACTGAAGAACTTGAGCATTGGCCAGAGCAGAAAAATCGTTCTCGCCAATGG TTAAACATAAAAGAGGCATTCAGACTCAGCAGATATGACTGGATGTGTAATGCACTTGAGGCATTTTTGAGAGTCATGGAAGAGGAGAGAAAGCTTGATGATGAGAAGCAAGAGCAGAATACTGAACTTGAACAACCTTCAATTATGGTAGCAGATGTGTCAGAATGCCAAACTATGTCACCTAACTGCTATAAAAGATCCTCTACCATGCACATGCCTCCTTCGGTCAATCTTCTGTCACGTGCTACTCAAGAGATAGCCATCCACTTTGGTTATTGA